From Fervidobacterium gondwanense DSM 13020:
GCTTTTTTCCCTGAGAAAAGGAGTTTACACCCCGAAGGGCTTCGTCCTCCACGCGGCGTCGCTGGATCAGGCTTTCGCCCATTGTCCAAAATCCCCCACTGCTGCCTCCCGTAGGAGTAGGGCCCGTGTCTCAGTGCCCTTGTGGCCGGCCATCCTCTCAGACCGGCTACCCGTCGTCGGCTTGGTAGGCCGTTACCCTACCAACTACCTGATGGGCCGCAGGCCGCTCCCCTGGCACCTTTCGGCCTTTACTCTCCCGAGTCTACGGCGGTTTACCCGCAGTTTCCCACGGCTATCCGCCTCCAGGGGGCACGTTCCTACGTGTTACGCACCCGTCCGCCGCTATGCAGCCTTCCGCCAAAGCTTCCAGCCGCACCGCTCGACTTGCATGTGTTAGGCACGCCGCCAGCGTTCACCCTGAGCCAGGATCAAACCCTCCAAGCTAACCCTTGTCAGGTTCAACCCAAGCTTATCTTTTTTCGGTGGCTGCTATTCGTATTTCAATGACCGGGCTTTCCCTTACCTTCTTCGTGTCGTCGCTCGGCGCTTTGTTAATTTACCACAGTCCTTCAATTTTGTCAAGACCCGTACTTTCTTCCGCTTGCTTTCCTCAAGCGTTTCTTAATTTACCATATCCTCTTTGTTTTGTCAACTGTCTTTTTTCTTTTTTGCCTTCCGTCTGCCTTCTGTCAGACGGCGAGATTCATTCTACACCATCTTGCGTTAACTGTAAAGCCTCATTCCGTAACGACTCCTTACCACTTTCTGTTACAAACAACCACAGCATGCCTATCTCTCAGGCGTTTCGATAGTGACTAAAATACGCTAAAATAATATGGGAGTGTGAATTAGATTAGGAATTTCAAGAATATGTTCACAAAAACTGGAACGAGCAGGGAAATAACAAACCCATGTCCGAAGGAAACAAGAGCTGTCTCTCTGTCGCTATAAGTTGCGATAATTCCAAGAAGAGTATCCATAGACGTTGCCCCTGCAACAGATATTGTTCCGTAGCGAGAAAATTTTAGTCCAAACGGAGAGATAACTATTGCAATTAATTCCCTCAGCACATTTGCAAAGAACGATATACTTCCTATATACGCACTGTATGAATTTGTTATGAGGACAGCAGACAGACTGTACCATCCAAATCCTGAGGCAGCAACTATAGTTTCAAGCTGTTTCAACGGTAGGAAGAAGGACAATACTAATACAAATGAAAGGGTACCTACAATCGTTGAAATTATGCTTCCTATAATATCTTTCAAAAACCTCTTCTCTATCTTCTCCTTACTTAAATCCAAACCTACCAAGAATACAAGTGAATAAAGAACAATGTCAACAGTATTTCCCGGTAATTGAGTACGAGTAAGACGTCCAACTATCAGTCCAATAACAACAGATCCAATCAACATTAAGATGCTCATTTTTTATTCACCACCCTCTCAATAATGTAACCAACCAAGAAACTCCCCGCCCCACCTGCAAGTGCGATTAATAGTCCGAAAAATATTATTGAATCAATTTTGCTGAAAAGTTCATCGTTACTCCCAATTTTAAGTCCGAGAGAGAACAACAAGGTCATTGTAAGAAGCATTATCACTTTATATTTTCCTATCCATTTTGTATTTATGAATTTCCCTACAAAGAAACCTGCAAAAAATACGATTAATACCCACCAAATCATGTTCTTCGCTCCTTGTCAAAAGTCTTTATAAAAAGGGAGGCGCATATGCCTCCCAATCAGTTATTTAAAACTGCTTCGAAAATTACGGATGCACTCTGTAGAGCGTTCTTGCGAACGGAATGGCTTCTCTTATGTGTTCAAGGCCTGCAATCCATGCTATTGTTCTCTCCACACCAAGTCCAAATCCGCTGTGCGGAACTGAGCCGAAATTCCTTAAGTCGAGGTACCAGTCGTATTTTTCAACTGGCAGGTTATGTTCTTTCAATCTTTCAACCATTAGATCGTAGTCATGTATACGTTGCGATGCACCGACTATCTCACCATAGCCTTCCGGTGCAAGTAGGTCATCGCAGAGAACAACCTGCGGATTTTCTGGATCAGGTTGCATGTAAAATGCCTTTGCCTGTCTTGGGTAATGTGTTACAAACAATGGGCTGTCGAATTGTTTTGCCAAGACTGTTTCTTCGTCTCCTCCAAAGTCATCGCCCCATTTTATGTCAAATCCCTGCTTTTGCAAGAAGTTAACAGCTTCCGTGTAAGTCATTCTCGGGAATGGTTTTTGAACCTTTTCAAGTTTTGAAACATCCCTGCCAATCGCTACAAGGTCGTCGTATACGTTGTTCAGCACGTATTGGACTATGTAGTAAACCAGATCTTCTTGGAGCCTGACGTTATCTTCGTGTTCGTAGTAGGCAACTTCCGCTTCGTTCATCCAGAACTCTATCAAATGCCTTCTCGTCTTTGATTTTTCAGCTCTGAACGTTGGTCCGAGGTTAAACACTTTTCCGAGTGCCATACATGCTGCCTCTAAGTAAAGCTGACCTGTTTGCGCAAGGTAGACTTTCCCATAGTCAAAGTAGTCAACTTCGAACAAGTTACCTGCAGTTTCGCCAATTGCTCCGGTAAATATAGGTGTATCGATCTGCACGAAATCCCTTTCCCAGTAGAATTTTCTAATAGCCTTTATCACAGCATCTCTTATCCTTAGTATGTGGAACTGTCTTTTGGCCCTAAGCCAGAGATGTCTGTGTTCCATCAAGTACTCTATGCTGTGGTCCGGTTTCTGGATTGGAAAGTCTTCTTGCGGTATCTGAACTGGAATGATTTCCGTAGCAAGTATTTCAACGCCAGATGGCGCACGCTCGTCTTTTCTGACTTTTCCCTTTACGATGAAAGATGATTCAAGCCTGAGTTTATCGGCACTCTCAAAATTCTCATCGCCAATTGTGCTCTTTTCAGCTACAACCTGAACAAATCCTGTCCCATCGCGCATTTCTATAAACAAAATCTTACCACTTGACCTTTTACGCCTTACCCAGCCTCTCAACTCAACTTCCTGGTCGATGTATCCTTTTAAATCTTTTATGTACACCCACTCCATACCCAATGCCTCCTTGTTTTTCAATTCATTTGCTCAAGATACTTAATTTAGATTATACCATATCTGCTTTCTTTTCAACATTCTGAAGTTTTCAATCTTTCTAATGTTGAATTGGTATGTTATAATTTTCTGAGATGATGCAAGGAGGAGAAGAAATAGTGATGCGGAAAATTCTTTTGGTATTTTTACTTCTCGTAATCAGTGGAATGTATTTCGGCTTTACAACACGAGAGCTTACAAGCTCTGAGATAGAAAAAATGTTTTCGAAACTGTATAAACTGAGGGCGGTTCCATACGTTTGGGGCGGAACCTCCGAGCTCGGTTTAGACTGCAGTGGATTAATTATTTACTTATTAAATCAGTTAGGGTACAAGAGATTCGTTTACAAGAATTCCTTAGTGTATGACGTTACGGCAGACAATATGTACAGGTACAACACAAAGCCCATAAAGGAGTTGAAAGATTTAAAGAAAGGTGACCTCATTTTCTTTGACATGAATGAAGACACGGTGTTTGACCACGTTGTTATATTCGAAGGAATCGATAAATACGGAAATATATGGGTTTGGGATTCCGCTGAGATGTCCGACGGGATACACCAAAATAAAGTTGATAGGCGTCCTTTGTCTTTACTCTCGGCAAGAAAATACGCTTTTGGAAGGATTTTGGTTGTACAGCAATAAGTGATCTGGTGTATAAATTAACAAAACGGCTAAGGTATCAACCTTAGCCGTTTTCTCTTTTTCATACCAATTGAACCTCTGTTTTTCCACAATTTATTTTATACTTTCTGCCCTTTACTTCAACTTCAAGCTCTGTCTCGGATTCGAATGCGATTTTTTCTTTTGTGATGCTCACTTTAATTGGTTTTCCAGCGTAATGTATCTTGAAACTCAAAGATTTCCAGTGTTCTGGTAGCCATGGGTTGAATTTGAGAGAACCATCTTTTTCCAATTCCATGCCTGCAAATCCGTACACAACTGATTGCCATGCTCCACCAGCGGATGCTGCGTGGAAACCGTTGTTCGTGTTGCCCTGGTTGTCTTCCAAATCAACAAGCACTGTTTTTAAGAAGTATCTGTAGGCATTATGTGTATCCCCAACTTTAAGTCCCATTATAGAATACATTGATGGGCTCAAGGATGACTTGTGCATCGTCCTTTTTTCGTAATATTCATAATTCACTTTCATCTCTTCAAATGTAAATTCTTCTGGCAAGACCAACATAAGCATGACAACATCAGGCTGTTTGATTAACTGCGTTTCACCGAGTTTAGTCAAATCAAGTCCTTTGGGCCACTTTGGTAATCCGTTTTCATCCCATTCAGTGATTTCGATATCCTCCAACTTGAAGTATCCTTCAAATTGTTCTATCAGTTTCTCACCAGGTTTTCGAGGAATGTATATTTTTTCTGCCTTCTCTACCCAGCTGTTTACTTCTTCATCAGTCAATCCGAGAAGCGTTTTTAGTTTTTCAAACTTTACGGGAGATTTTTCCCTTATCCAATTATAGTATTCAACTGCTTTCAACAAATTCCATTTCGCAAGGTAGTTTGTATAAACGTTGTTGTCAACGTGTTCGTGAAATTCATCTGGTCCTATTACCCTCTTTATTTCATACCTGTCTTCTTTTTCATTGTACTCAAGCCTCGATTCCCAGAATTTGCCGGTTTCAAGTAGCATCTCAACACCGTAGTCGACCATGAATTGATCATCTTTGGTCACTGTGTGGTAGTGCACTAACGCAACAGCTATGTCTGAATTTATGTGAAATTCTTCGTCGCCAGTCCAGATTCTCACAGGATTTCCAAGGTAATCTTCACCCCACTTTGGCGTAACCTCAAGCCCTTCGTCGGCTGATTCCCACGGGAACTGGGCACCTTTGAACCCGTTCATCTGTGCATTTCTTCTCGCACCAGGAAGTGTGTTGTACCTGTAAAGGAGCAAATTCTTTGCATATTCAGGCAGCGTGTAAAGGAAAAACGGGAACATAAATATTTCAGTGTCCCAGAAAACGTGTCCCTTATAACCTTCACCATGCAAACCCCTTGCACCTATGCTTACCTTTGGATTGTCAGGAGCGCACTGGTAAAGGTGGAAGAGGTTGAATCGTATTCCAACTTGCGCGGTTTCATCTCCTTCAATCACTATGTCCATATCATCCCAAGTTTTTTGTACAATCTTAGCATGTATGTCCAGTTCTTTATCGAAGGTGTCTTTTAGAAAACTTTCTAATTCACAAACTGTCCTTTCTACAAGATTTTCAATTTCAACATCTAACGATGTGTAAATGCTTCCGAATTTCTCAATAATTATCGACTGATTTTCCTTTACAAATATCGTGTAGCTCTCTTGAGGATTGTCGCCAATTTTTCTAAACTTTCTGAACTTCAAAGCGTTTTCTCCATCTTCATATTTTCCAGAAATGTAAGTTGCGATTGCTATGTTGTGCCCTTTATCGTGTGTTTTCACAAGAACAATTATTCCTGGTTCGAGGTCCTTTGAATCGAGTATTTCGTAATGCTGCACTTTGTTTATTGGGTCAAGATATCCGTTATATGTGTTTGCATCGATACAGCTTTCAACTACAATTTTCCCGTTAAACTTTGGCGTAATTTTATATCTAACACCAAAGCGATGGAGGTTGGCTCTGCTTACGAATCTTTGAGATTCTACGAGTATCGTCTTCTCATTAACTTCAAACTCATACAAAGAGTTAAGCAAGCCATTCTCCATGTCGAGTGTTCGTTCATACTTTTTCAAATTTGAATAATCAAGACTCAGCGGCTCATTGTCAACGTATATAGCAAACCTAAGAGGGTCTGGAAGGTTAACAAGCTCGGTAACCTGTGCGTGGTGTTTATCAAAGATACCGGCAACATATGTGCCTCTCATTGCTCTGCTTGAAAATTCTTCTGTACCGCGTAAACTTAGATAGCCGTTTGCCAATGTGAAGATGGTTTCGTAAACGAGGTTTTCTTCTGGCAAGTATTTCTCTCTACGCACTGTCCACATCACACTTCCCTCCGTAAACTCAGAATTCAAGTCAGAATTCAACAAGCTCTATTCCATGACCCACGAACGAGGTTATAACCCTATCAGCATCCTTAAGTATCTCGTGATCACCAACGCCTATCACTTTCATTCCTGCCCTCTTCGCCGCCTCTATTCCGGCTACCGCATCTTCAAAGACACAACAATCTTTTGGATCAACATTGAGTTCCTCGGCTGCTTTCAGGAATACCTCTGGGTCTGGTTTGGCTTTCGTGATCTTAGTACCATCGATTATCGAGTCGAAAAGATCAACAAGTTCGATTCTTCTGAGTATTGTCATTGTGTTCTTACTTGCAGAACCGATAGCAATCTTAATTCCGGCGTTTTTCAATTTTCTCAAGAACTCCTCGACACCTGGAAGTATCTCGTCTTTTGTCATCTGACTGATGTATTCGACATACCAATTGTTCTTCTTGTCGGATAACTGTTCTTTCAATTTTTGGTCTTCGATCTTAATCCCACCAACTGAGAGTAAAATTTCAAGCGACTCCATTCGGCTTACACCTTTCAATCTTTCGTTGTCTTTTTCCGTAAATTCAAATCCGAGTTCTTTCGCTAATCTTTTCCAAGCAAGGTAATGATACTTTGCGGTATCGAC
This genomic window contains:
- a CDS encoding lysine exporter LysO family protein, with the translated sequence MSILMLIGSVVIGLIVGRLTRTQLPGNTVDIVLYSLVFLVGLDLSKEKIEKRFLKDIIGSIISTIVGTLSFVLVLSFFLPLKQLETIVAASGFGWYSLSAVLITNSYSAYIGSISFFANVLRELIAIVISPFGLKFSRYGTISVAGATSMDTLLGIIATYSDRETALVSFGHGFVISLLVPVFVNIFLKFLI
- a CDS encoding LysO family transporter, which encodes MIWWVLIVFFAGFFVGKFINTKWIGKYKVIMLLTMTLLFSLGLKIGSNDELFSKIDSIIFFGLLIALAGGAGSFLVGYIIERVVNKK
- the asnS gene encoding asparagine--tRNA ligase → MEWVYIKDLKGYIDQEVELRGWVRRKRSSGKILFIEMRDGTGFVQVVAEKSTIGDENFESADKLRLESSFIVKGKVRKDERAPSGVEILATEIIPVQIPQEDFPIQKPDHSIEYLMEHRHLWLRAKRQFHILRIRDAVIKAIRKFYWERDFVQIDTPIFTGAIGETAGNLFEVDYFDYGKVYLAQTGQLYLEAACMALGKVFNLGPTFRAEKSKTRRHLIEFWMNEAEVAYYEHEDNVRLQEDLVYYIVQYVLNNVYDDLVAIGRDVSKLEKVQKPFPRMTYTEAVNFLQKQGFDIKWGDDFGGDEETVLAKQFDSPLFVTHYPRQAKAFYMQPDPENPQVVLCDDLLAPEGYGEIVGASQRIHDYDLMVERLKEHNLPVEKYDWYLDLRNFGSVPHSGFGLGVERTIAWIAGLEHIREAIPFARTLYRVHP
- a CDS encoding C40 family peptidase, coding for MRKILLVFLLLVISGMYFGFTTRELTSSEIEKMFSKLYKLRAVPYVWGGTSELGLDCSGLIIYLLNQLGYKRFVYKNSLVYDVTADNMYRYNTKPIKELKDLKKGDLIFFDMNEDTVFDHVVIFEGIDKYGNIWVWDSAEMSDGIHQNKVDRRPLSLLSARKYAFGRILVVQQ
- a CDS encoding glycoside hydrolase family 65 protein — its product is MWTVRREKYLPEENLVYETIFTLANGYLSLRGTEEFSSRAMRGTYVAGIFDKHHAQVTELVNLPDPLRFAIYVDNEPLSLDYSNLKKYERTLDMENGLLNSLYEFEVNEKTILVESQRFVSRANLHRFGVRYKITPKFNGKIVVESCIDANTYNGYLDPINKVQHYEILDSKDLEPGIIVLVKTHDKGHNIAIATYISGKYEDGENALKFRKFRKIGDNPQESYTIFVKENQSIIIEKFGSIYTSLDVEIENLVERTVCELESFLKDTFDKELDIHAKIVQKTWDDMDIVIEGDETAQVGIRFNLFHLYQCAPDNPKVSIGARGLHGEGYKGHVFWDTEIFMFPFFLYTLPEYAKNLLLYRYNTLPGARRNAQMNGFKGAQFPWESADEGLEVTPKWGEDYLGNPVRIWTGDEEFHINSDIAVALVHYHTVTKDDQFMVDYGVEMLLETGKFWESRLEYNEKEDRYEIKRVIGPDEFHEHVDNNVYTNYLAKWNLLKAVEYYNWIREKSPVKFEKLKTLLGLTDEEVNSWVEKAEKIYIPRKPGEKLIEQFEGYFKLEDIEITEWDENGLPKWPKGLDLTKLGETQLIKQPDVVMLMLVLPEEFTFEEMKVNYEYYEKRTMHKSSLSPSMYSIMGLKVGDTHNAYRYFLKTVLVDLEDNQGNTNNGFHAASAGGAWQSVVYGFAGMELEKDGSLKFNPWLPEHWKSLSFKIHYAGKPIKVSITKEKIAFESETELEVEVKGRKYKINCGKTEVQLV
- the pgmB gene encoding beta-phosphoglucomutase; protein product: MRPKACIFDLDGVIVDTAKYHYLAWKRLAKELGFEFTEKDNERLKGVSRMESLEILLSVGGIKIEDQKLKEQLSDKKNNWYVEYISQMTKDEILPGVEEFLRKLKNAGIKIAIGSASKNTMTILRRIELVDLFDSIIDGTKITKAKPDPEVFLKAAEELNVDPKDCCVFEDAVAGIEAAKRAGMKVIGVGDHEILKDADRVITSFVGHGIELVEF